Proteins encoded in a region of the Geobacillus genomosp. 3 genome:
- the dnaI gene encoding primosomal protein DnaI, producing MERVNHLLQRLLGNQGFKQRYEQMRRYILTHPDVQPFLRAHEQRLSDDMVDRGLMKLYEFIEQSRHCRQCPGLGQCPNMLPGYRPNLVITAGRIDTEYDRCPKKVQEDERRQQESLIQSMFVPREILHASLSDLDLSDDGRIKAIKFAEKFVTEYEPGKKMKGLYLHGSFGVGKTYLLGAIANELAKRKISSLIVYVPELFRELKHSLQDQTMNEKLDYVKKVPVLMLDDLGAEAMSSWVRDDVLGPILQYRMFENLPTFFTSNFDMQQLAHHLTYSQRGEEEKVKAARIMERIRYLAYPIELTGPNRREQGGS from the coding sequence ATGGAACGAGTAAACCACTTGTTGCAGCGGCTGCTTGGCAACCAAGGATTTAAGCAGCGTTACGAACAAATGAGGCGCTATATTTTGACGCATCCGGACGTGCAGCCGTTTTTGCGGGCGCACGAGCAGCGGTTGTCCGATGACATGGTGGACCGCGGCTTGATGAAGCTGTATGAATTTATCGAGCAAAGCCGGCATTGTCGCCAATGCCCGGGGCTCGGGCAATGCCCGAACATGCTGCCGGGATATCGTCCGAACTTGGTGATCACCGCCGGGCGGATTGATACCGAGTACGACCGCTGCCCGAAAAAAGTGCAAGAGGACGAGCGGAGACAGCAGGAGTCGCTCATTCAAAGCATGTTCGTGCCGCGTGAAATTTTGCACGCTTCGCTGTCTGATCTTGATCTGAGCGATGACGGGCGGATTAAAGCGATCAAGTTCGCCGAGAAGTTTGTAACAGAATACGAGCCGGGGAAAAAAATGAAAGGGTTATATTTGCACGGGTCGTTTGGTGTCGGCAAAACGTATTTGCTCGGGGCGATCGCCAACGAGCTGGCAAAGCGGAAAATCTCATCGCTCATCGTCTATGTGCCGGAGCTGTTTCGCGAGCTGAAACATTCGCTCCAAGACCAGACGATGAACGAAAAGCTCGATTATGTAAAAAAAGTGCCGGTGCTTATGCTCGATGACCTTGGGGCTGAAGCGATGTCGAGCTGGGTGCGCGACGATGTGCTCGGCCCGATTTTGCAATACCGGATGTTTGAAAATTTGCCGACGTTTTTTACGTCCAACTTTGATATGCAGCAGCTTGCCCATCATCTAACGTATTCACAGCGCGGCGAGGAAGAGAAAGTGAAAGCGGCGCGCATTATGGAACGGATTCGTTATTTGGCGTACCCGATTGAACTGACCGGACCAAACCGCCGCGAGCAAGGCGGATCATAA
- a CDS encoding Phenylacetic acid catabolic protein — translation MTKEELIQKIKNGFILENQEDMNDEYREALKQTLKIVADTELLSVPPLLTVYDDIPSLNLKITALAVMQDEIGHAHIAWRLLKDLGEDIESLMFKREPHEWKNPYAFDFKLDNWIEFGVFNAFFDRAGYTLLGDAFRHTSYGPWKRALVKVDKEELFHLRNGEVIMRNAMKQPETAKLVQEAVDWMFLMALEFFGVADHLKKRSAQLEYSLKGSTNDELRQIWLSTAVPFCEKIGVKVPAHYDEETGKYVLDVPFPCKFDPEKKKWLFDQPDTWENVVKRFKARGPQNKEFVERVQKGYYELEQARKEVV, via the coding sequence ATGACGAAGGAAGAATTAATTCAAAAAATTAAAAACGGGTTTATTTTGGAAAATCAGGAGGATATGAACGACGAGTATCGCGAAGCGCTGAAACAGACGCTTAAGATTGTGGCGGATACCGAGCTGTTAAGCGTTCCACCGCTGTTGACAGTGTACGATGATATTCCGAGCCTAAACTTAAAAATCACCGCCTTGGCGGTCATGCAAGACGAAATCGGACACGCCCACATCGCCTGGCGGTTGCTGAAAGATTTAGGAGAAGATATTGAAAGCTTGATGTTTAAACGGGAGCCTCATGAATGGAAAAACCCGTATGCCTTCGACTTTAAATTGGATAACTGGATTGAATTTGGCGTGTTTAACGCGTTTTTCGACCGGGCGGGCTATACGCTTCTCGGCGATGCCTTCCGCCATACGTCCTACGGTCCATGGAAGCGCGCCCTTGTGAAAGTGGACAAAGAAGAGTTGTTCCATTTGCGCAACGGCGAGGTCATTATGAGAAACGCCATGAAACAGCCGGAAACCGCAAAACTCGTGCAAGAAGCAGTCGATTGGATGTTCTTGATGGCGCTCGAGTTTTTCGGTGTGGCCGACCACTTGAAAAAGCGGTCCGCACAGCTCGAATATAGCCTGAAAGGAAGCACAAACGATGAGCTGCGGCAAATTTGGCTCTCGACTGCCGTTCCGTTCTGCGAAAAAATCGGGGTGAAAGTGCCTGCGCATTACGACGAGGAAACAGGAAAATACGTTCTTGATGTTCCGTTCCCGTGCAAGTTTGATCCTGAAAAGAAAAAATGGCTGTTTGACCAGCCGGATACGTGGGAAAACGTCGTGAAACGGTTTAAAGCCCGCGGTCCGCAAAATAAAGAGTTTGTGGAAAGAGTGCAAAAAGGATATTACGAGCTGGAGCAAGCACGAAAAGAGGTGGTATAA
- a CDS encoding DUF1294 domain-containing protein — MVQYGIAMNLLAFFMMGLDKYKAKRRRFRIAERTLWLLSFAGGAIGAAVGMHVFRHKTRHRVFRYGLPLLAAAEVFFYWKWMR, encoded by the coding sequence ATGGTACAATACGGAATAGCGATGAACCTTCTTGCCTTTTTCATGATGGGGCTTGACAAATATAAGGCGAAGCGCCGCCGCTTCCGCATCGCCGAGCGGACGCTTTGGCTGCTGTCGTTTGCGGGCGGGGCCATCGGTGCGGCGGTTGGGATGCATGTATTCCGCCATAAGACGCGCCATCGCGTCTTTCGCTATGGGTTGCCGCTGCTGGCGGCTGCGGAGGTGTTTTTCTATTGGAAGTGGATGCGGTAG
- the nrdR gene encoding transcriptional regulator NrdR: MRCPSCHYQGTRVLDSRPAEEGRSIRRRRECEQCHYRFTTFERIEEPPLIVVKKEGTREEFSREKILRGLIKACEKRPVALEELEKVTQEIERELRNQGVSEVKSETIGEMVMERLSRIDEVAYVRFASVYRQFKDINVFIEELKELIKKGQR; this comes from the coding sequence ATGCGATGTCCGTCATGCCATTATCAAGGCACGCGCGTGCTTGACTCGCGCCCGGCCGAGGAAGGCCGTTCGATCCGCCGCCGGCGGGAGTGCGAACAATGCCATTATCGGTTTACAACGTTTGAGCGGATTGAGGAGCCGCCGCTCATCGTGGTGAAAAAAGAAGGAACCCGTGAAGAGTTCAGCCGCGAAAAGATTTTGCGCGGTTTGATTAAAGCGTGCGAAAAGCGTCCGGTGGCGCTCGAAGAACTGGAAAAGGTAACGCAGGAAATCGAGCGCGAACTGCGCAATCAAGGCGTATCAGAAGTGAAAAGCGAAACGATCGGCGAAATGGTCATGGAGCGGCTGTCGCGCATTGACGAAGTGGCTTATGTCCGCTTCGCCTCCGTCTATCGGCAGTTTAAAGACATTAATGTGTTCATTGAAGAACTAAAAGAGTTGATCAAAAAAGGACAGCGGTAA
- the rplT gene encoding 50S ribosomal protein L20: MPRVKGGPVTRRRRKKVLKLAKGYFGAKHALYRVANQQVMKSLMYAYRDRRQRKRDFRKLWIARINAAARQNGLSYSRLMHGLKQAGVEVNRKMLADLAVNDQAAFAQLADLAKANLNK; this comes from the coding sequence ATGCCACGCGTAAAAGGTGGACCAGTGACGCGCAGACGTCGCAAAAAAGTATTGAAGCTTGCGAAAGGGTATTTCGGCGCGAAACACGCGTTATATAGAGTTGCGAACCAACAAGTCATGAAATCGCTCATGTACGCGTATCGCGACCGTCGTCAACGGAAGCGCGATTTCCGCAAATTGTGGATCGCCCGCATCAATGCGGCGGCCCGCCAAAACGGCTTGTCGTACAGCCGTTTGATGCACGGTTTGAAACAGGCCGGCGTTGAAGTGAACCGGAAAATGCTCGCCGATTTGGCGGTCAACGACCAAGCGGCATTCGCCCAACTCGCTGACTTGGCGAAAGCGAACTTGAATAAGTAA
- a CDS encoding dUTP diphosphatase, producing the protein MDWLLLYDMQRALDERIETEHDLVHEALFNRKLLAFLVELGELANETRCFKFWSVKPPAPAERVLEEYVDGLHFLLSLGLECGLFYESRELPAVERPLVEQFLAVFRAAERFGATRGREEYEGLFADYLRLGAALKFSPDEITAAYRRKNEVNHQRQNERY; encoded by the coding sequence ATGGACTGGCTTTTGCTTTACGACATGCAGCGCGCCTTGGACGAGCGGATTGAAACAGAGCACGATCTTGTGCATGAAGCGTTGTTCAATCGAAAATTGCTCGCCTTTCTCGTCGAGCTGGGAGAGCTGGCCAACGAGACGCGCTGTTTTAAATTTTGGAGCGTGAAGCCACCGGCGCCGGCGGAACGGGTGCTCGAGGAGTATGTCGACGGTTTGCATTTTTTGCTGTCGCTCGGATTGGAGTGCGGGCTGTTTTATGAAAGCCGAGAGCTTCCGGCTGTCGAGCGGCCGCTTGTCGAGCAGTTTTTGGCCGTCTTTCGCGCCGCCGAGCGGTTTGGCGCAACGAGGGGGCGCGAGGAGTATGAGGGGCTGTTTGCCGACTATTTGCGCCTTGGGGCGGCGCTTAAGTTTTCACCGGATGAGATTACGGCGGCGTACCGGCGGAAAAATGAAGTGAATCATCAGCGGCAAAACGAACGGTATTAA
- the infC gene encoding translation initiation factor IF-3, with the protein MISKDFIINEQIRAREVRLIDQNGDQLGIKSKQEALEIAARRNLDLVLVAPNAKPPVCRIMDYGKFRFEQQKKEKEARKKQKVINIKEVRLSPTIEEHDFNTKLRNARKFLEKGDKVKATIRFKGRAITHKEIGQRVLDRFSEACADIAVVETAPRMDGRNMFLVLAPKNDNK; encoded by the coding sequence ATTATTAGCAAAGATTTTATTATCAATGAACAAATCCGTGCCCGGGAAGTGCGCTTAATCGATCAAAACGGCGATCAGCTCGGCATTAAGTCGAAGCAAGAAGCGCTCGAGATCGCGGCAAGACGCAACTTGGACCTCGTGCTTGTCGCCCCGAACGCCAAACCGCCCGTTTGCCGCATTATGGATTACGGCAAATTCCGTTTTGAGCAGCAAAAGAAAGAAAAAGAAGCGCGCAAAAAGCAAAAGGTGATCAACATTAAAGAGGTGCGCCTCAGCCCGACGATCGAGGAGCATGACTTTAACACGAAACTGCGCAACGCGCGCAAGTTTTTGGAAAAAGGTGATAAAGTGAAGGCGACGATCCGCTTTAAAGGGCGGGCGATCACCCATAAAGAAATCGGGCAGCGCGTCCTTGACCGCTTCTCAGAAGCGTGCGCCGACATCGCGGTCGTCGAAACGGCGCCGAGAATGGACGGGCGCAACATGTTTTTAGTGCTGGCACCGAAAAACGACAACAAGTAA
- a CDS encoding metal-sulfur cluster assembly factor, producing MESVSNTKETICWEALTEVMDPEFPVSVVDMGLIYDIKEKDGTVDITMTYTASSCACMEWIESDIRDRLLQEDFVNHVNIHVVWDPVWTVDRLSEKAKEKLKYWGVSAK from the coding sequence ATGGAATCCGTTTCCAACACAAAAGAAACGATCTGTTGGGAAGCGCTTACGGAAGTGATGGATCCTGAATTTCCTGTCAGTGTGGTGGATATGGGACTAATCTATGACATTAAAGAAAAAGACGGCACGGTTGACATCACGATGACGTACACCGCATCGTCATGCGCGTGCATGGAATGGATTGAAAGCGATATCCGTGACCGACTGCTGCAAGAAGATTTCGTTAACCACGTCAATATCCACGTCGTTTGGGATCCGGTTTGGACCGTTGACCGCTTAAGCGAAAAAGCAAAAGAAAAATTGAAATATTGGGGTGTGAGCGCGAAATGA
- the ytxC gene encoding putative sporulation protein YtxC, translating into MIEIHFDEASEAKKLFWLLNERKRDAGPLFHAVCDGNKTVAVYIHGEEKHVLEAHIIPVLTAFVRGSVEDRLLLSIISDVFYFRDREEQQQILALAHSFLDGERRDYRKGEGFAASRMALLREAFASFLRDGLSFSFSSFATFRLRPYIERLQHYVELAIDEYKLEQEYQNFVQMLRDCVAAREPKRLRLYLVHDPPRFLFYDSHRRELSAEEVKQLIDRHLVVSQPMYIDSSVLAPLVSLAPAEIELYTDHPDDGMVQTLQNVFQERLCLRRRADFSRPFAANAGNWEES; encoded by the coding sequence GTGATCGAAATCCATTTTGATGAGGCAAGCGAGGCGAAGAAGCTGTTTTGGCTGCTGAACGAACGGAAACGGGATGCCGGTCCGCTGTTTCACGCCGTTTGCGACGGAAACAAAACCGTGGCGGTTTACATACATGGCGAGGAGAAGCACGTGCTTGAAGCGCATATCATACCGGTCTTGACGGCGTTTGTGCGGGGAAGTGTAGAAGATCGGCTGCTTTTATCGATCATCTCCGACGTTTTTTATTTCCGCGACCGCGAGGAACAGCAGCAAATTTTAGCGCTCGCCCATTCGTTTTTGGATGGCGAGCGGCGCGATTACCGGAAAGGGGAAGGATTTGCCGCTTCGCGCATGGCGCTGCTGCGCGAGGCATTCGCTTCGTTTTTGCGCGACGGGCTGTCGTTTTCGTTTTCGTCGTTTGCCACGTTCCGGCTCAGGCCATACATAGAGCGCCTTCAACATTATGTCGAACTGGCGATTGATGAATACAAACTCGAGCAAGAGTATCAAAATTTTGTGCAAATGCTGCGCGACTGTGTAGCCGCACGGGAGCCAAAACGTCTCCGTCTATATTTGGTGCATGACCCACCCCGCTTTTTGTTTTACGACAGTCACCGGCGGGAGCTGTCAGCCGAAGAGGTGAAGCAACTGATTGACCGTCATCTTGTCGTCAGCCAGCCGATGTATATCGATTCTTCCGTGTTGGCGCCGCTTGTTTCGCTTGCCCCGGCGGAAATCGAACTATACACCGACCATCCGGATGACGGCATGGTGCAGACGCTGCAAAACGTGTTTCAAGAGCGGCTTTGCCTGCGCCGCCGCGCCGATTTTTCCCGGCCGTTTGCCGCTAACGCCGGAAATTGGGAAGAATCTTGA
- a CDS encoding M42 family metallopeptidase: MAKLDETLTMLKALTDAKGVPGNEREARDVMKTYIAPYADEVTTDGLGSLIAKKEGKSGGPKVMIAGHLDEVGFMVTQIDDKGFIRFQTLGGWWSQVMLAQRVTIVTKKGDITGVIGSKPPHILPPEARKKPVDIKDMFIDIGATSREEAMEWGVRPGDMIVPYFEFTVLNNEKMLLAKAWDNRIGCAIAIDVLKQLKEVDHPNTVYGVGTVQEEVGLRGARTAAQSIEPDIAFAVDVGIAGDTPGVSEKEAMGKLGAGPHIVLYDATMVSHRGLREFVIEVAEELNIPYHFDAMPGGGTDAGAIHLTGIGVPSLTIAIPTRYIHSHAAILHRDDYENTVKLLVEVIKRLDANKVNEITFE, from the coding sequence ATGGCGAAGTTGGATGAAACGTTGACGATGCTGAAAGCGCTGACCGATGCAAAAGGCGTCCCCGGCAACGAACGGGAAGCGCGCGATGTGATGAAGACATACATAGCCCCATATGCGGATGAAGTGACAACCGACGGCCTCGGCAGCTTAATCGCGAAAAAAGAAGGGAAATCAGGCGGGCCGAAAGTGATGATCGCCGGCCATTTGGATGAAGTCGGCTTTATGGTGACGCAAATCGATGACAAAGGGTTCATCCGCTTTCAGACGCTCGGCGGCTGGTGGAGCCAAGTAATGCTCGCCCAGCGCGTCACGATCGTGACGAAAAAAGGGGACATCACCGGCGTCATCGGCTCAAAGCCGCCGCACATTTTGCCGCCGGAGGCGCGCAAAAAACCGGTCGACATCAAAGACATGTTCATCGACATCGGCGCGACAAGCCGCGAGGAAGCGATGGAATGGGGCGTCCGCCCGGGCGATATGATCGTGCCGTATTTCGAATTTACGGTACTGAACAATGAAAAAATGCTCCTAGCGAAAGCATGGGACAACCGGATTGGCTGTGCCATCGCCATCGATGTGCTCAAGCAGTTAAAAGAGGTTGACCATCCGAACACCGTATACGGCGTCGGAACGGTGCAGGAGGAAGTCGGCTTGCGCGGCGCGCGCACGGCGGCCCAGTCCATCGAGCCGGATATCGCGTTTGCTGTTGATGTCGGCATTGCCGGCGACACGCCGGGCGTCTCGGAAAAAGAAGCGATGGGCAAACTCGGTGCCGGCCCGCACATCGTCTTGTACGATGCGACGATGGTGTCGCACCGCGGCTTGCGTGAATTCGTCATCGAAGTGGCGGAGGAGCTGAACATTCCGTATCATTTTGACGCCATGCCAGGCGGAGGCACGGACGCCGGGGCGATTCACTTAACCGGCATTGGCGTTCCGTCGCTGACGATCGCCATCCCGACGCGCTACATCCATTCCCACGCCGCCATTTTGCATCGCGACGACTATGAAAATACGGTCAAGCTGCTTGTCGAAGTCATCAAACGGCTTGACGCCAATAAGGTGAACGAAATTACATTTGAATAA
- a CDS encoding Phenylacetic acid catabolic protein, with protein MSKNALITLIEGIADNKFVLGDRLAKVGFSAPDVESMLASIAMAQGELGHARLLYWWTFDLNGHVGKKPDIKGETGKSFKAVRETNGWIELIANFYVINLAIDVIFESLVNTDHKEVVSHVNKLFLEHKEHCIYSENWAIKLLRDQGSVPKRFENALHRIVPEVEQWLKEMEETVELYPYLSYRDLLARFQNGLRHVWRKEAVTDAK; from the coding sequence ATGAGCAAAAACGCGTTAATCACGTTGATTGAAGGCATTGCCGATAACAAATTCGTTTTAGGCGATCGTTTGGCGAAGGTGGGATTCAGCGCTCCGGATGTGGAATCGATGCTCGCTTCCATCGCAATGGCGCAAGGGGAATTAGGGCATGCGCGGCTATTGTATTGGTGGACGTTTGACTTGAACGGGCATGTTGGCAAAAAACCGGATATTAAAGGCGAAACCGGGAAATCGTTCAAAGCGGTTAGAGAGACGAACGGCTGGATTGAGTTAATCGCCAACTTTTATGTTATTAATCTCGCCATCGATGTCATCTTTGAATCGTTGGTGAATACGGATCACAAAGAGGTTGTATCCCATGTCAACAAGCTGTTTTTAGAGCATAAGGAACATTGCATCTACTCCGAGAACTGGGCGATCAAATTGCTTCGTGATCAAGGATCGGTGCCGAAACGATTTGAAAACGCGCTCCATCGCATCGTGCCTGAAGTCGAGCAATGGTTAAAAGAAATGGAGGAAACGGTTGAGTTATACCCGTATTTGTCCTATCGGGATTTGCTTGCCCGCTTCCAAAACGGCCTTCGACACGTTTGGCGGAAAGAGGCGGTGACCGATGCAAAATAA
- the rpmI gene encoding 50S ribosomal protein L35, with protein MPKMKTHRGSAKRFKKTASGKLKRGHAYTSHLFANKTKKQKRQLRKAALVSPGDFKRIRQMLDNLK; from the coding sequence ATGCCAAAAATGAAAACTCACCGCGGCTCGGCCAAACGGTTCAAAAAAACGGCGAGCGGCAAATTAAAACGCGGCCATGCGTATACGAGCCACTTGTTTGCCAATAAAACGAAAAAACAAAAACGCCAGCTTCGTAAAGCGGCGCTTGTTTCACCTGGCGACTTCAAACGCATCCGCCAAATGCTTGACAACTTGAAATAA
- a CDS encoding replication initiation and membrane attachment family protein — MEHHWKELIAVDRYTVQSRGVLHDVDRKVLTMLYQPLIGHRALALYMTLWGELELLGGREATHHRLMALMQCGLPDIYSERLKLEGIGLLNTYVRALETEELKQFLYELRPPLAPDQFFRDEMLGVFLYRQVGRHLFAQLNEFFARPAVDETKFTRVTRSFSDVFSSVQAEQIVAGFSEEAGHELEPPDGRVHIGRDGASYTLDDDVFDFELFFAGLSKQIVPRRAVTAKVKEAIKKLAFLYGIPPLDMQKIVLGVIDPAYHIDIDALRQAAREWYELEHGSAAPRLVERVQPLAHRTMEGVEPRTKEEQLMKQLETISPRQLLKEISGGAEPSLSDLQLVEDIMFQQQLLPGVVNVLIYYVMLRTNMKLSKKYVEKIASHWARKKVRTVKEAMELAKEEAKTYQNWANEKEKGTRTVRKVVRTEIVPDWLKMDYSQPDDDDFDVEQARKELEQRLKKYRDGS, encoded by the coding sequence ATGGAACACCATTGGAAGGAATTGATTGCTGTCGACCGGTACACGGTGCAAAGCCGCGGCGTATTGCACGATGTCGATCGAAAAGTGTTGACGATGCTCTATCAGCCGCTCATCGGCCATCGCGCGCTCGCGCTTTATATGACGCTTTGGGGGGAACTTGAGCTGCTCGGCGGCCGGGAAGCGACCCATCACCGACTGATGGCGCTGATGCAATGCGGGCTTCCGGACATTTACAGCGAACGGCTGAAGCTGGAAGGAATCGGGTTGTTGAACACGTACGTCCGCGCTTTGGAAACGGAAGAGCTGAAACAGTTTCTTTACGAGCTGCGTCCACCGCTGGCGCCCGATCAGTTTTTTCGTGATGAAATGCTTGGGGTCTTTTTGTATCGGCAAGTCGGACGCCATTTGTTTGCCCAACTCAATGAGTTTTTCGCCCGCCCCGCGGTCGACGAGACGAAGTTCACCCGGGTGACGCGCTCGTTTTCTGATGTTTTTTCATCCGTCCAAGCCGAACAAATCGTCGCCGGCTTCAGTGAGGAGGCTGGGCACGAACTCGAGCCGCCGGACGGGAGGGTGCACATCGGACGGGACGGGGCATCGTATACACTCGATGACGACGTGTTTGATTTTGAACTGTTTTTTGCCGGACTGTCGAAGCAAATAGTGCCGCGTCGGGCGGTGACGGCGAAAGTGAAAGAAGCGATCAAAAAGCTCGCATTTTTGTACGGCATTCCCCCGCTTGACATGCAAAAAATCGTCCTTGGCGTCATCGATCCGGCGTACCATATCGATATTGACGCGCTGCGCCAGGCGGCGCGCGAATGGTATGAACTTGAGCATGGCAGCGCCGCGCCGCGTCTTGTTGAACGGGTGCAGCCGCTCGCCCACCGGACGATGGAGGGCGTCGAACCGCGCACGAAGGAAGAACAGCTCATGAAGCAGCTCGAGACGATTTCCCCGCGCCAGCTGCTAAAAGAAATTTCAGGCGGCGCTGAGCCGTCGCTAAGTGACTTGCAGCTCGTTGAAGACATTATGTTTCAGCAGCAGCTCCTCCCTGGTGTCGTCAATGTGTTGATTTATTACGTGATGCTGAGGACGAATATGAAACTATCAAAAAAATATGTGGAAAAAATCGCTAGTCATTGGGCGCGCAAAAAGGTGCGCACCGTCAAAGAGGCGATGGAACTGGCAAAAGAGGAAGCGAAGACATATCAAAATTGGGCGAATGAAAAGGAAAAAGGAACGCGGACAGTGCGCAAAGTTGTGCGCACCGAAATCGTTCCCGACTGGCTGAAGATGGACTACAGCCAACCGGATGATGACGATTTTGATGTGGAACAGGCACGCAAAGAGCTTGAGCAACGGCTGAAAAAATACCGTGATGGATCGTAG
- the thrS gene encoding threonine--tRNA ligase, with protein MPDMIRITFPDGAQKEFARGTSTEDIAASISPGLKKKAIAGKLNGRFVDLRTPLHEDGELVIITQDMPEALDILRHSTAHLMAQAVKRLYGNVKLGVGPVIENGFYYDIDMEHKLTPDDLPKIEAEMRNIVKENLDIVRKEVSREEAIGRYEEIGDDLKLELIRDIPEGETISIYEQGEFFDLCRGVHVPSTGKIKEFKLLSISGAYWRGDSNNKMLQRIYGTAFFKKEELDRYLHLLEEAKERDHRKLGKELDLFTTSQKVGQGLPLWLPKGATIRRTIERYIVDKEIALGYDHVYTPVLGSVELYKTSGHWDHYKENMFPPMEMDNEQLVLRPMNCPHHMMIYKSKLHSYRELPIRIAELGTMHRYEMSGALTGLQRVRGMTLNDAHIFVRPDQIKDEFKRVVNLILDVYKDFGLDEYSFRLSYRDPHDKEKYYDDDEMWEKAQRMLREAMDELGLDYYEAEGEAAFYGPKLDVQVRTALGKDETLSTVQLDFLLPERFDLTYIGEDGKPHRPVVIHRGVVSTMERFVAFLIEEYKGAFPAWLAPVQVTVIPVSPEAHLDYAYDVQRTLKENGFRVEVDERDEKIGYKIREAQMQKIPYMLVVGDKEAAERAVNVRRYGEKESRTMALGEFIAILEEDVQQKQAKGR; from the coding sequence ATGCCAGACATGATCCGCATTACGTTCCCGGACGGGGCGCAAAAGGAGTTTGCGCGCGGGACATCGACTGAAGACATCGCCGCCTCGATCAGTCCGGGGCTGAAAAAGAAAGCCATCGCCGGCAAACTGAACGGCCGGTTTGTTGACTTGCGCACGCCGCTTCATGAGGACGGCGAGCTGGTGATCATCACCCAAGACATGCCGGAGGCGCTTGACATTTTGCGCCATAGCACCGCCCATCTCATGGCGCAGGCGGTTAAGCGGCTGTATGGCAATGTCAAGCTTGGCGTCGGGCCGGTTATTGAAAACGGCTTCTATTACGATATTGATATGGAGCATAAACTGACACCGGACGATTTGCCAAAAATTGAGGCGGAAATGCGCAACATTGTCAAAGAAAACTTGGATATCGTCCGCAAAGAAGTGAGCCGGGAAGAAGCGATCGGCCGGTATGAGGAAATCGGCGATGATCTCAAACTCGAATTGATCCGCGACATCCCGGAAGGCGAGACGATTTCCATTTACGAGCAAGGCGAGTTTTTCGACCTTTGCCGCGGTGTGCACGTGCCGTCGACCGGAAAAATCAAAGAGTTTAAGCTGCTCAGCATCTCGGGCGCCTACTGGCGCGGCGACAGCAACAACAAAATGCTGCAGCGCATTTACGGCACGGCGTTTTTCAAAAAAGAAGAGTTGGACCGTTATTTGCATTTGCTTGAAGAGGCGAAAGAGCGCGACCATCGCAAATTAGGCAAAGAGCTTGATTTGTTTACGACATCGCAAAAAGTCGGACAAGGTTTGCCGCTTTGGCTTCCGAAAGGCGCGACAATCCGCCGCACGATCGAGCGGTATATCGTCGACAAAGAAATCGCCCTCGGTTACGACCATGTATATACGCCGGTGCTTGGCAGTGTTGAGCTGTACAAAACATCGGGTCACTGGGATCACTATAAAGAAAACATGTTCCCGCCGATGGAAATGGATAACGAGCAGCTTGTGCTGCGCCCGATGAACTGCCCGCACCATATGATGATTTACAAAAGCAAGCTGCACAGCTACCGCGAGCTGCCGATCCGCATCGCGGAGCTCGGCACGATGCACCGCTACGAAATGTCCGGGGCGCTCACCGGCCTGCAGCGCGTCCGGGGCATGACGCTCAACGACGCTCACATTTTCGTGCGCCCCGATCAAATCAAAGACGAATTTAAGCGCGTCGTCAATTTGATTTTGGACGTGTATAAAGATTTCGGGCTCGATGAGTATTCGTTCCGCCTGTCGTACCGTGACCCGCATGATAAAGAAAAGTATTATGACGATGATGAGATGTGGGAAAAAGCGCAACGGATGCTGCGCGAGGCGATGGACGAGCTCGGCCTTGACTACTACGAAGCCGAAGGAGAAGCGGCGTTTTACGGGCCGAAGCTCGATGTGCAAGTGCGCACAGCGCTTGGCAAAGACGAAACGCTCTCAACGGTGCAGCTCGACTTCTTGCTGCCGGAGCGGTTTGACCTTACCTACATCGGCGAAGACGGGAAACCGCACCGCCCGGTCGTCATCCACCGCGGCGTCGTCTCGACGATGGAACGGTTTGTCGCCTTCTTAATCGAAGAATACAAAGGCGCGTTTCCGGCGTGGCTCGCTCCGGTGCAAGTTACGGTGATCCCGGTGTCGCCGGAGGCGCACCTCGATTATGCGTATGACGTGCAACGGACGTTAAAAGAAAACGGCTTTCGCGTCGAAGTCGATGAGCGCGACGAAAAAATCGGCTACAAAATCCGGGAAGCGCAAATGCAAAAAATCCCGTACATGCTCGTTGTCGGCGACAAAGAAGCGGCCGAGCGGGCGGTTAACGTCCGCCGCTATGGCGAAAAAGAAAGCCGGACGATGGCGCTTGGCGAGTTTATCGCCATACTGGAAGAAGATGTGCAGCAAAAACAGGCGAAAGGCCGATGA